The window CCCGCACGCGGGCGAGCCCGTCCACCCACCGGCCCAGCCGCCGACGGCCTATGTCCGCTCCGCGGGCCTGGGTGCGTTCGGTCGCCCCGAGGGTTCTGAGCCCGTCCGGCCTGCCGGCCCTGCGTACTCCGGCGACCATGGTCGTCCCGCGAACGGTGTCCCTGGTGAGCCCGCCCGGTCTGCCGGCGCTGGGTACTCGGGCGAGCATGGTCGTCCCGCGAACGGTGTCCCTGGTGAGCCCGTCCGGCCCACCGGCCCCGCATATCCCGGCGACCATGGTCGCCCCGCGAACGCTGCCCCTGGTGAGCCCATCCGGCCTACCGGCCCCGCGTACGCCGGCGAGCAGGGTTCGCCTGTCCCGGGTGAGCCCGTCCGGCCCACCGCCCCCACGTACCCCGGCGAGCACGGTCGCCCCGCCAATGCCCTCCCAGTCGAGCCTGGTCGGTCAGTCAGCCCGCCTGCCGCGGGTGCGCATGGCAGCCTCGCTGATCGGCTCATGGGTGAGCCGACCCCGGATGCCCATGGTCGCCTCGCTGAGCCACTCCGCGGGGAGCGCCCGCCGCCGCCGGGTGGGCTGATCCCTGGTGAGCAAGGCCGCCCCTTGAACCCCGGCGGCCGCCCCTTGTTCTCAGGTGAGCACGGCCGCCCCATCGACCCACTCCCCGGTGAGCACGGCCGCCCCCCGCGAGCCGGTGAGCCTGGTCACCCTCCGGGCGCCCAGGTCCGGCACCCGGCTCCCGGGCGCCCTCTGGGCCCCCCACCGCCCCCGCGGGTCAACCCGGACGCGCCGACGGAGTACATCCCCTCCCTGGATGACGACTACGACTACGACGAGTACGACGACTACGAGGACGACGACTACTACGACGACGAGCCCGAGCCCCGCCCCAAGATCACTCCGGGGCTGCTGGCCGTGCGCTCCATCGGCGAGTTGCTCATCACCGCCGGGATGGTCGTGCTGCTGTTCGTCGTCTACGAGGTGTGGATCACCGACCTGATCTCCGCGGGCAAGCAGAACGACGTCACCAGCGCCCTCGAAGAGGACTGGAAGAAACCCGCCGAACCCGAACGCACCGAGCACTTCACGTTCGCCGAAGGCCAGGGCATCGCCAGGCTCTACATCCCCGCCCTCGGCTCCGACTACAAGTTCACCATCGTCGAGGGGACCTCGGAGGCCAACCTCGAGGTCGGCCCCGGTCACTACAAGCAGTCCGCCGCCCCCGGCGCGCCCGGCAACTTCGGCGTCGCGGGCCACCGGGTCGGCAAAGGGGCGCCCTTCAACGACCTCGACCTGCTCCAGTCCTGCGACGCGATGATCGTCGAGACCCGCGGCAACTGGTACATCTACCGGATGCTGCCCACGGTCGAGGACGCCAAGAACTGGGCCCAGGCAGGCACCGACCCGTTCTGCGCGGGCGGCCCCGGGTCGGCCAAGGTCGAGCCGCTGACCGGCGAGTACGCCGCCACCATCGGCCGCCGCATCGTCACCCCGCGCGACTCCGCGGTGGTCGCCCCCGTGCCGGGCAATCTCGCATCCAAGACGCCTCCGGAGCAGCGGCAGAAGCTGATCACCCTGACCACCTGCCACCCCAAGTTCTCCAACCGGCAGCGGATGATCCTGCACGGCGTCCTGGTCCGCGTGCACCCCAAGTCCGACCCGGCCCTACCCCCGGAACTCCGCGAATCCCGCTGACCCTTCCCGACACCGAAGGTGGGACTCGCGCGGTGGTGTGAGACTGGGGCCATGACTTCGACGGCGTTGATCACCGGGGGCACCGGTGGGCTGGGCTCGGCAGTGACGAACGCGTTCCTCGGCGCCGGATGGCGGGTCGTGGTGCCCTGGGTGGTGGAGGCCGAACTGGGCAGGCTCGGCACCCATGACCGGCTCGAACTCGTCCGCGCCGACCTCTTCGACCAGGCCGACGTGGCCGCGTGCGCCGAACGCGCGGCGGCCGACACGCACGCGCCGCTCGCCGCGGTGGTGAACCTTGTCGGTGGGTTCGCGATGGGCGGGCGGCTGCACGAGACCCCGATCGACGACTTCGACCGGATGCTGCGGCTCAACCTGCGGCCCACGTACCTGGTCACCCAGGCCGCGCTGCCACACCTGATCGCCGCGGGCGGCGGCTCCGTCGTGTGTGTCTCGGCGCGGGCGGCGGCGAACCCGTTTCCCGGTGCGTCCGGCTACATCACGGCGAAGGCGGCGGTGTCCGGACTGGTCGGGGCGCTGGCCGCGGAGTACGGCCGAGACGGTGTCCGGGTCAACGCGATCATGCCCGGGGTGATCGACACCCCGGCGAACCGCGCGGACCAGCCCGACGCCGACCGGTCCGGCTGGGTCCGCCCGGAGAAGATCGCCGAGACGATCCTGTTCCTCTGTGGACACAACGGATCCGCGGTCTCGGGCGGGGTGATCCCGGTCGCGGGCACGGGCTGATCGGCTGACACATCGTGTGCCCGCACGGGACCTTGATCGCAAGATCGGGTGGTCGCGTTACCGAAGTTCACCTGAAAAGCCCAAATGTGGATCTACCCCTTGTCACCGCCACCAGTTGAGCCGTAAACCAAACACCTCTACTGGGTTAGCGGGCGGAGGACACATGGAACAGTCGGTCCGGACCAATTGGGAAAGTTTCTGGCACGATCTTCCGCGGGAGAAGGGTCTGCCGGTCTGGGACAGCGACGGCGCCATCACCGCGACGGCACAGCTGTCGCTCTTCCAACACCATTTCGCCGAGGGACTTCCCGTCCTCGACATCGGGTGCGGCAACGGGACGCAGACGGCCGCGCTGGCGGCCACGTTCCCCCGGGTGCTGGGCATGGACTTCGCCCCCGCGGCGATCGAGCACGCACGGTCGCTGCAGGCCGACAGCCCCGCCGAGTTCCGGGAGTTCGACCTCGGTGACACCGCCCGCGCGGCGGAGCTGCACGAGGAACTGGGCGATGCGAACGTCTACATGCGAGGCGTGCTCCACCAGATGCCCGACGAGATCCGCGCCGACGCGGTCGCCTCACTCTCGACCCTGCTGGGCGGCTCCGGCCACCTCTTCGCCGCCGAACTCGCGCCGTCGGCCGCGCAGACCATCCAGTCGGCGCTCGGCCAGGCCGCCGACGCCGTGCCGAAGCTGCAGCGGGTCTTCCGCTACGGCCTGACCCCCGCGTCCTGGCAGGACGGAAAGTTCGAGGCACTCCTCGACGACGCGGGCATCGACGTCGTCGACTCCGGCACGATCACCCTGCACGGCACCGACACCCTGCCCAGCGGCGCCCAGTTGGACCTGCCGATGAACTACGTGGTCGCCCGCAACCAGCGCTGAGGACGCGGGAGCCGCCCGTGCCGTCCCACTCGGCGCGGTTCCCGTGATTCCGTGCCAACGCACGCCCCCGCCGGATAGGGTCGAGCGTGATGATCGAGCGCATCCTGCCCGCCGCCGTGATCGCGGTCGAGGCCTATGACGACCCGCCGGACGCGGTCCTGTTCCCGGAGGAGGAACAGGTGATCGCCAAGTCCGTGGAGAAGCGGCGGCGCGAGTTCACCACCGCTCGGCACTGCGCCCGGCTGGCGCTCGCCCGACTGGGCCTGCCGCCCGCGCCCATCCTGCCCGGCGAGCGCGGCGCCCCCGGCTGGCCGGACGGCGTCGTCGGCAGCATGACCCACTGCGCGGGCTACCGGGCCGCGGTGCTCGCCCGCGACACCGACATCGTGACCGTCGGCATCGACGCCGAACCCCACCAGCCGCTGCCCGACGGCGTCGAGAAGGTGGTGACCCGGCCCGAGGAGCGCGTGCACCTGGCCGAGTTGGCCGCCGCCGACCCCGCGGTGCACTGGGACAAGCTGCTGTTCGCGGCGAAGGAAAGCGTCTACAAGGCGTGGTTCCCGCTGACCCACAAATGGCTCGGCTTCGACGACGCGCGGATCACCATCGGCCCGGCGGGCACGTTCGAGGCCGAGCTCATGGTGCCCGGCCCGGTCATCGAGAGCGGAACGCTAGCGGGCTTCTCGGGCCGCTGGCTTGTCGACCGGGGTCTCGTCGTCACCGCCATCAGCCTCCCCGTCGGGAACTGAGAACTCGCTGTCGGGAAGGGGCGACTCGCTTGCCGGGAGGGGCGACTCGCGTGGGGGGCGGGAGCCGACGGCCAGGGCGGCGAGCGCGGTGGTGAGCGGGACGGCGGCGACGATGCCGAGGCTGCCCGCGAGCGCGCGGATGACCTCTTCGGCGACGGGGGCGGTCGAGAGCA is drawn from Actinokineospora alba and contains these coding sequences:
- a CDS encoding class E sortase produces the protein MNPGGRPLFSGEHGRPIDPLPGEHGRPPRAGEPGHPPGAQVRHPAPGRPLGPPPPPRVNPDAPTEYIPSLDDDYDYDEYDDYEDDDYYDDEPEPRPKITPGLLAVRSIGELLITAGMVVLLFVVYEVWITDLISAGKQNDVTSALEEDWKKPAEPERTEHFTFAEGQGIARLYIPALGSDYKFTIVEGTSEANLEVGPGHYKQSAAPGAPGNFGVAGHRVGKGAPFNDLDLLQSCDAMIVETRGNWYIYRMLPTVEDAKNWAQAGTDPFCAGGPGSAKVEPLTGEYAATIGRRIVTPRDSAVVAPVPGNLASKTPPEQRQKLITLTTCHPKFSNRQRMILHGVLVRVHPKSDPALPPELRESR
- a CDS encoding SDR family NAD(P)-dependent oxidoreductase, with translation MTSTALITGGTGGLGSAVTNAFLGAGWRVVVPWVVEAELGRLGTHDRLELVRADLFDQADVAACAERAAADTHAPLAAVVNLVGGFAMGGRLHETPIDDFDRMLRLNLRPTYLVTQAALPHLIAAGGGSVVCVSARAAANPFPGASGYITAKAAVSGLVGALAAEYGRDGVRVNAIMPGVIDTPANRADQPDADRSGWVRPEKIAETILFLCGHNGSAVSGGVIPVAGTG
- a CDS encoding class I SAM-dependent methyltransferase, yielding MEQSVRTNWESFWHDLPREKGLPVWDSDGAITATAQLSLFQHHFAEGLPVLDIGCGNGTQTAALAATFPRVLGMDFAPAAIEHARSLQADSPAEFREFDLGDTARAAELHEELGDANVYMRGVLHQMPDEIRADAVASLSTLLGGSGHLFAAELAPSAAQTIQSALGQAADAVPKLQRVFRYGLTPASWQDGKFEALLDDAGIDVVDSGTITLHGTDTLPSGAQLDLPMNYVVARNQR
- a CDS encoding 4'-phosphopantetheinyl transferase family protein, which produces MIERILPAAVIAVEAYDDPPDAVLFPEEEQVIAKSVEKRRREFTTARHCARLALARLGLPPAPILPGERGAPGWPDGVVGSMTHCAGYRAAVLARDTDIVTVGIDAEPHQPLPDGVEKVVTRPEERVHLAELAAADPAVHWDKLLFAAKESVYKAWFPLTHKWLGFDDARITIGPAGTFEAELMVPGPVIESGTLAGFSGRWLVDRGLVVTAISLPVGN